In Geomonas ferrireducens, one DNA window encodes the following:
- the fcl gene encoding GDP-L-fucose synthase, translating to MENNAKIFVAGHRGLVGSALVRELERRGFSNLVLRKSSEVDLRDQAAARAFFEAERPDYVLLAAAKVGGIVANNSFPADFIYDNLMIQNNVIHSSYLVGVKKLLMLGSTCIYPKLAPQPIREESLLTGPLEPTNEPYAIAKIAGIKMCQSYNRQYGTRFICAMPTNLYGPNDNFDLTTSHVLPALIRRFHEAKAAGAADVTIWGTGTPYREFVHVDDVARASLFLMERYEGWDPVNVGSGQELTIGDLAKKIAAVVGFTGKILFDSSKPDGTPRKLCDVSRIHELGWRHEIELDEGLASTYRWYLENHA from the coding sequence ATGGAAAATAACGCGAAGATCTTCGTCGCCGGCCATCGCGGCCTGGTCGGGTCCGCCCTGGTGCGGGAACTGGAGCGTCGCGGCTTTTCAAACCTCGTGCTGCGTAAAAGCTCCGAAGTCGACCTGCGCGACCAGGCGGCGGCGCGCGCCTTCTTCGAGGCGGAACGCCCCGATTACGTCCTCCTGGCCGCCGCCAAGGTGGGGGGGATCGTCGCCAACAACAGCTTTCCGGCCGACTTCATCTACGACAACCTGATGATCCAGAACAACGTGATCCACTCGAGCTACTTAGTCGGCGTGAAAAAGCTCCTCATGCTCGGCTCCACCTGCATCTACCCGAAGCTCGCGCCGCAGCCGATCCGGGAGGAGTCCCTGCTCACCGGGCCGCTCGAACCGACTAACGAGCCGTACGCCATCGCGAAGATCGCCGGCATCAAGATGTGCCAGTCCTACAACCGCCAGTACGGCACCAGGTTCATCTGCGCCATGCCGACCAACCTCTACGGCCCGAACGACAACTTCGACCTGACCACCTCCCACGTGCTCCCCGCCCTCATCCGCAGGTTCCACGAGGCGAAGGCGGCGGGTGCCGCTGATGTCACCATCTGGGGGACCGGCACCCCGTACCGCGAGTTCGTGCACGTGGACGACGTGGCCCGCGCCTCGCTCTTTCTCATGGAGCGCTACGAGGGGTGGGACCCGGTGAACGTGGGGAGCGGGCAGGAACTCACCATAGGGGATCTGGCGAAGAAGATCGCCGCCGTCGTAGGCTTCACCGGAAAGATCCTCTTCGACAGCTCCAAGCCCGACGGCACCCCCCGAAAACTCTGCGACGTGAGCCGGATTCACGAACTCGGCTGGCGCCACGAGATCGAACTCGACGAGGGGCTCGCGAGCACCTACCGTTGGTACCTGGAAAACCACGCCTGA
- the hldE gene encoding bifunctional D-glycero-beta-D-manno-heptose-7-phosphate kinase/D-glycero-beta-D-manno-heptose 1-phosphate adenylyltransferase HldE encodes MDRREIESLFERAGSIRVLVIGDLMLDEYLWGKAERISPEAPVQVVEVSHEDLRLGGAGNVVNNLIALGCQVAVCSVIGDDEDGELLCRAMEGKGVDLAGLFQDPERKTSKKTRVLAAHQQIVRIDRETKSVLGLASERVLLDYVDAHLESFDVVVVSDYMKGVLTPAVLTAICKKGRKLGVPVVVDPKGNDFGKYRGATLLTPNRKEAEIASGVAITDMTSLEKAADTILSDLELDALLITRSEAGMSLFPARGEAVHIPTVAREVFDVTGAGDTVISVLSLGIACGLTLADAAWVANVAAGIAVGKLGTSTVSPEEIVVEAAHGLSDSDAKIKNLDVLTHLIAKARERGKKVVFTNGCFDLLHVGHVKYLQKARELGDLLVVGVNTDASVRRLKGEGRPLIQESERAHILAALGCIDYVVLFDEDTPLAVIEALRPAVLVKGGDYSIENVVGREVVEANGGRVALIEFVDGRSTTRIIEKILASG; translated from the coding sequence ATGGATAGACGAGAAATAGAATCACTTTTCGAGCGCGCCGGATCGATTCGGGTGCTGGTCATCGGCGATCTCATGCTGGACGAGTATCTCTGGGGCAAGGCGGAGCGCATCTCGCCGGAGGCACCGGTACAGGTGGTCGAGGTGTCCCATGAGGACCTGCGTCTTGGCGGCGCGGGCAACGTTGTCAACAACCTGATCGCCCTCGGGTGCCAGGTGGCGGTCTGCTCGGTGATCGGCGACGACGAGGACGGAGAGCTGCTGTGCCGCGCCATGGAGGGAAAAGGCGTGGACCTCGCGGGGCTCTTCCAGGACCCCGAGAGAAAAACGAGCAAGAAGACCCGCGTGCTTGCCGCGCACCAGCAGATCGTGCGCATCGACCGGGAAACGAAGTCGGTGCTGGGCCTTGCGAGCGAGCGGGTGCTCCTCGACTACGTGGACGCCCACCTGGAGAGCTTCGACGTCGTCGTCGTCTCGGATTACATGAAAGGGGTGCTCACCCCGGCGGTCCTCACCGCCATCTGCAAAAAGGGACGCAAACTCGGCGTGCCGGTCGTCGTCGACCCGAAGGGGAACGACTTCGGCAAGTACCGCGGCGCCACCCTCCTTACCCCGAACCGCAAGGAGGCGGAGATCGCCTCGGGTGTCGCCATCACCGACATGACGTCGCTGGAAAAGGCGGCCGACACGATTCTCTCCGACCTCGAGCTCGATGCGCTCCTCATCACCCGCAGCGAAGCGGGGATGTCGCTCTTCCCGGCCCGCGGAGAGGCGGTGCACATCCCCACCGTGGCCCGCGAGGTGTTCGACGTGACCGGCGCGGGGGACACGGTGATCTCGGTCCTCTCCCTGGGGATCGCCTGCGGCCTCACCCTAGCCGACGCCGCCTGGGTGGCCAACGTCGCCGCCGGCATCGCGGTGGGCAAGCTCGGCACCTCCACGGTCTCCCCCGAGGAGATCGTGGTCGAGGCGGCGCACGGCCTGAGCGACAGCGACGCGAAGATCAAGAACCTCGACGTCCTTACCCACCTGATCGCCAAGGCGCGCGAGCGCGGCAAGAAGGTGGTCTTCACGAACGGCTGCTTCGACCTTTTGCACGTGGGGCACGTGAAGTACCTGCAGAAGGCGCGCGAGCTCGGGGACCTGCTGGTCGTGGGGGTCAACACGGACGCGTCGGTGCGCCGCCTTAAAGGGGAGGGGCGGCCGCTCATCCAGGAATCGGAGCGGGCGCACATCCTCGCGGCGCTTGGCTGCATCGATTACGTGGTGCTCTTTGACGAGGACACCCCGCTTGCCGTGATCGAGGCGCTGCGCCCGGCCGTGCTGGTCAAGGGGGGAGACTACAGCATCGAGAACGTGGTCGGACGCGAGGTGGTCGAGGCCAACGGTGGCAGGGTCGCCCTCATCGAGTTCGTCGACGGCCGCTCCACTACCAGGATCATTGAAAAGATACTCGCTTCGGGGTGA
- the hpf gene encoding ribosome hibernation-promoting factor, HPF/YfiA family — protein MQITTTFRHMEPSEALKSYAEEKLERVKKYIDDPIVVQVFLTVEKIRHMAEVTITAKGITIKAAEETNDMYASIDAVSDKIERQLRRFKERIKAHKPAPDARERQVQKAIVQAQGIEEGTQAPVIIKTKSFTMKPMSVEEAVMQMELLHKDFLVYTESSTETINVVYRRKDGNYGLISPENP, from the coding sequence ATGCAGATAACCACGACATTCAGGCACATGGAACCGAGCGAAGCCCTGAAAAGCTACGCTGAGGAGAAGCTGGAGAGGGTTAAGAAATATATCGACGACCCGATCGTCGTCCAGGTCTTTTTGACCGTGGAAAAGATCCGCCACATGGCCGAGGTGACCATTACCGCCAAAGGGATCACCATCAAGGCCGCGGAAGAGACCAACGACATGTACGCCTCCATCGACGCGGTATCCGACAAGATCGAGCGTCAGCTGCGCCGCTTCAAGGAGCGCATCAAGGCGCACAAGCCGGCCCCCGACGCCCGCGAGCGCCAGGTGCAGAAGGCGATCGTTCAGGCCCAGGGGATCGAGGAAGGGACCCAGGCTCCGGTCATCATCAAGACCAAGAGTTTCACCATGAAGCCCATGTCCGTCGAGGAGGCGGTGATGCAGATGGAACTTCTGCACAAGGACTTCCTGGTTTATACCGAGTCTTCCACCGAAACCATCAACGTGGTTTACCGCAGAAAGGACGGCAACTACGGCCTCATCTCTCCGGAGAACCCGTAG
- the lptA gene encoding lipopolysaccharide transport periplasmic protein LptA — MMRRILFGSVLALSLFAAAAFGAQATGSSKEPLKVKSDTLTTDNEKKTATFEGKVVARQGDMTLYADRLVVSYSGPGNEVSQVEAFGNVRIVQQERQATGAHGVYDPKTARITLDGNPRVVSGEDVVTGKVIVYYVNEQKSVVTSGPKERVEAVIHPGGKDAGQKR; from the coding sequence ATGATGCGACGTATCCTCTTCGGTTCGGTTCTCGCTCTCTCGCTCTTCGCGGCGGCGGCCTTCGGCGCCCAGGCGACGGGGAGCAGCAAAGAGCCTTTAAAAGTAAAGTCCGACACGCTTACCACCGATAATGAGAAAAAGACCGCCACCTTCGAGGGGAAAGTGGTCGCCCGCCAGGGGGACATGACGCTCTACGCGGACCGTCTCGTCGTCTCCTACAGCGGCCCCGGCAACGAGGTGAGCCAGGTCGAGGCCTTCGGCAACGTTCGCATCGTACAGCAGGAGCGGCAGGCGACCGGCGCCCACGGCGTGTACGACCCGAAGACGGCACGTATCACCCTGGACGGCAACCCGAGGGTGGTATCCGGTGAAGACGTCGTCACCGGAAAGGTCATCGTATATTACGTGAACGAGCAGAAAAGCGTTGTCACCAGCGGTCCGAAGGAGCGGGTGGAAGCGGTCATCCATCCGGGGGGTAAAGATGCCGGGCAGAAGCGGTAG
- the lptB gene encoding LPS export ABC transporter ATP-binding protein, translated as MPGRSGSTLYTKGLAKGFNKRMVVKGVDLELHSGEVVGLLGPNGAGKTTTFYMVVGLTRPDEGEVFLDGDPITGLPMYQRARRGISYLPQEPSVFRRLTVRDNLLAVLETMDLTPVRRRERVEELLAEFRIGHIAGSRGYALSGGERRRVEIARALATDPAFILLDEPFAGIDPIAVIDIQSIITALKEKGLGVLISDHNVRETLGVCDKAYIMNAGEVLEVGDPVQISQSKKAREIYLGDKFRL; from the coding sequence ATGCCGGGCAGAAGCGGTAGCACCCTCTACACCAAGGGGCTCGCCAAGGGTTTCAACAAGCGGATGGTGGTGAAGGGGGTCGACCTCGAGCTCCACTCCGGAGAGGTGGTGGGGCTTTTGGGGCCCAACGGCGCCGGCAAGACCACCACTTTCTACATGGTGGTGGGGCTCACCAGGCCGGACGAGGGGGAGGTCTTCCTCGACGGCGACCCGATCACCGGGCTCCCCATGTACCAGCGGGCGCGGCGCGGCATCAGCTACCTGCCGCAGGAGCCGTCCGTGTTCCGGCGCCTGACGGTGAGGGACAACCTCCTGGCCGTTTTGGAGACCATGGATCTCACCCCGGTAAGGCGCCGCGAGCGCGTCGAGGAGCTTCTCGCCGAGTTTCGCATCGGCCACATCGCTGGGAGCCGCGGCTACGCCCTCTCCGGCGGGGAGAGGCGCCGCGTCGAGATCGCCCGGGCGCTTGCCACCGATCCCGCCTTCATCCTTTTGGATGAGCCGTTTGCGGGGATCGATCCGATCGCGGTGATCGACATCCAGAGCATCATCACCGCGTTGAAGGAGAAGGGGCTCGGGGTTCTCATTTCCGACCACAACGTCCGCGAGACCCTCGGTGTATGCGACAAGGCCTACATCATGAACGCGGGCGAGGTGCTCGAAGTAGGCGATCCGGTGCAGATTTCCCAGAGCAAGAAGGCGCGCGAGATCTATCTCGGGGACAAGTTCAGGCTGTAA
- a CDS encoding PTS sugar transporter subunit IIA has translation MIGLLLVAHAGVAGELLAAAEMIVGKLELAEAVGIAPDASATDVMASIKEAVGRVSGDGAIIMTDMFGGTPSNMSISFLQEGKVEVLTGVNLPMLIRFTQERARCGVAELALKLKESAQEGITVAGDFLKK, from the coding sequence ATGATAGGACTGCTTTTGGTAGCACACGCCGGCGTGGCAGGGGAGCTCCTTGCCGCGGCGGAGATGATAGTAGGAAAGCTGGAACTCGCCGAGGCGGTGGGGATCGCACCTGACGCGTCGGCCACCGACGTCATGGCCTCGATAAAGGAGGCGGTGGGGCGTGTTTCCGGCGACGGGGCGATCATCATGACCGACATGTTCGGCGGCACCCCTTCCAACATGAGCATCTCCTTCCTGCAGGAGGGGAAGGTCGAGGTATTGACCGGGGTGAACCTCCCCATGCTGATCCGCTTCACCCAGGAGCGTGCGCGCTGTGGCGTCGCCGAGCTCGCGCTGAAGCTGAAGGAAAGCGCCCAGGAAGGGATCACCGTAGCCGGCGATTTCCTGAAGAAGTAA
- a CDS encoding HPr family phosphocarrier protein, translating to MIEGEYVIPNKLGLHARASALLVKTASGFSSEIRIEREGIEVNGKSIMGIMMLAAAKGSTVTLKCEGADEVEAYAALGELIRNGFGEE from the coding sequence ATGATAGAAGGCGAATACGTCATACCCAACAAGCTGGGGCTGCATGCGCGAGCCTCGGCGCTTTTGGTGAAAACCGCCAGCGGTTTCTCCTCCGAGATCAGGATCGAACGGGAGGGAATCGAGGTGAACGGCAAGAGCATCATGGGGATCATGATGCTCGCGGCGGCAAAGGGGAGCACCGTCACGCTCAAGTGCGAAGGAGCGGACGAGGTGGAGGCCTACGCCGCACTGGGGGAACTGATCCGCAATGGATTCGGAGAGGAGTGA
- the hprK gene encoding HPr(Ser) kinase/phosphatase, which translates to MSLSIKDLLEDKAYGLDLQLLCGDAGLVNRLYSSRIQKPGLALTGYTEHLHPDRVQVLGNTEISYLSQIPEEVGSRHIEKLCTYPIACFIVTKGLDPPEFLKSSAQGAGIPLLVTHHQSSTFISLITKFLEESLLPSTHIHGVLVDVLGVGVLLLGKSGIGKSECALDLVIRGHRLVADDVIHIKKKMPAALVGQAGETIQYHMEIRGLGIINIKDLYGVSSIREKKIIDMVLELVEWDANQEYERLGIDEPMKTILGVDLPHVKIPVRPGRNLTSIIEVAARNFLLKGMGYHSAREFHEKLLARLEFRPLGNEVE; encoded by the coding sequence ATGAGCCTCAGCATCAAGGACCTCCTGGAAGATAAGGCGTACGGCCTCGACCTGCAGCTTTTGTGCGGCGACGCGGGGCTCGTCAACCGGCTTTACAGCTCGCGTATCCAGAAGCCCGGCTTAGCCCTCACCGGCTATACCGAACACCTGCATCCGGATCGGGTCCAGGTGCTCGGCAACACCGAGATCTCGTACCTGAGCCAGATCCCCGAGGAGGTCGGCTCGCGCCACATCGAGAAGCTCTGCACCTACCCCATCGCCTGCTTCATCGTCACCAAGGGGCTTGATCCCCCGGAATTCCTGAAGAGTTCGGCGCAAGGGGCGGGAATCCCGCTTCTGGTCACCCATCACCAGTCCTCCACCTTCATAAGCCTCATCACCAAATTCCTGGAGGAGAGCCTGCTCCCTTCGACCCACATCCACGGCGTCCTCGTGGACGTTTTGGGCGTGGGGGTGCTGCTGCTCGGGAAAAGCGGCATCGGCAAGAGCGAGTGCGCCCTGGACCTCGTGATCCGAGGCCACCGGCTGGTCGCCGACGACGTGATCCACATCAAGAAGAAGATGCCGGCGGCACTGGTAGGCCAGGCAGGTGAGACCATCCAGTACCACATGGAGATCCGCGGCCTTGGCATCATCAACATCAAGGACCTCTACGGGGTCTCCTCGATCCGCGAGAAGAAGATCATCGACATGGTGCTGGAGCTGGTGGAGTGGGACGCGAACCAGGAGTACGAGCGGCTCGGCATCGACGAACCGATGAAGACCATCTTAGGCGTGGACCTGCCGCACGTGAAGATCCCGGTCCGACCGGGGCGCAACCTGACCTCGATCATCGAGGTCGCCGCCAGGAACTTCCTCCTGAAGGGGATGGGGTACCACTCGGCCCGGGAGTTCCACGAGAAGCTCCTGGCACGCCTGGAGTTCCGCCCCTTGGGCAACGAGGTGGAGTAG
- the lptC gene encoding LPS export ABC transporter periplasmic protein LptC: protein MHNFNNFKRFLGVLAVVASLLVIATIVFRMQQEVAPKLAVRKLPVQVDVSLQKFHYTETKQGAKRWELTADRAEYNKKADISYLTGVRMLVHGAGGVGDLEITAQHAEYHNGTRDIALIGDVRGKSDKGYGFFAPRVNYIAARTLLTTAERVRLTDVGSQLEGTGMEYQAQTRKFRLMKDVTALYRQEGK, encoded by the coding sequence ATGCATAACTTCAATAATTTCAAGCGATTCCTCGGCGTCCTGGCAGTAGTTGCCTCCCTGTTGGTGATAGCCACCATAGTTTTCCGAATGCAGCAGGAAGTTGCGCCCAAGCTCGCGGTGCGCAAGCTTCCCGTGCAGGTGGATGTCTCCCTGCAGAAGTTCCATTACACGGAAACCAAACAGGGGGCTAAACGGTGGGAGCTCACCGCGGACCGGGCCGAGTATAACAAGAAAGCCGACATCTCCTACCTGACCGGGGTGCGGATGCTGGTGCACGGCGCGGGCGGCGTGGGCGATCTCGAGATCACCGCGCAGCACGCCGAGTACCATAACGGCACCAGGGATATCGCCCTCATCGGAGACGTGAGGGGGAAGAGCGACAAGGGGTACGGCTTCTTTGCCCCCCGCGTCAACTACATCGCGGCACGCACCCTCTTGACGACTGCGGAGCGGGTCAGGCTCACCGATGTCGGGAGCCAGTTGGAAGGAACGGGAATGGAGTATCAGGCGCAGACGAGGAAGTTCAGGCTGATGAAAGATGTAACCGCACTGTACCGGCAGGAGGGGAAATGA
- the gmd gene encoding GDP-mannose 4,6-dehydratase: protein MKKAFITGITGQDGSYLAELLLSKGYEVHGMIRRSSSFNTGRIDHIYRDPHEEDTRLFLHYGDLNDASSINRLLREIHPDEIYNLGAQSHVRVSFDVPEYTGEVDALGAVRILEGIREAGLNTRFYQASSSELYGKVVETPQRETTPFYPRSPYACAKAYAFYITMNYRESYGMFACNGILFNHESPRRGETFVTRKITRAAARIKLGLQERLYLGNLEAKRDWGFAGDYVEAMWRMLQADKPADYVVATGETHSVREFAEIVFGSLDMPLSWEGEGGKEVGINRATGKVVIEIDPRYFRPAEVDLLLGDAGKAKRELGWEPKTSFSELVRMMTQADLAYAEREQRADGK from the coding sequence ATGAAAAAAGCTTTTATCACGGGGATCACCGGGCAGGACGGCTCGTATCTGGCGGAACTTCTGCTCTCCAAGGGGTACGAGGTGCACGGCATGATCCGCCGCTCCTCCTCCTTCAACACCGGCAGGATCGATCACATCTACCGTGACCCGCACGAGGAGGATACCCGCCTCTTTCTCCATTACGGCGACCTGAACGACGCAAGTTCGATCAACCGCCTGCTGCGTGAGATCCACCCCGACGAAATCTACAATCTGGGCGCCCAAAGCCATGTCCGCGTCTCCTTCGACGTCCCCGAGTACACCGGCGAGGTCGACGCGCTCGGCGCGGTGCGCATCCTTGAGGGGATCCGCGAGGCGGGGCTCAACACCCGCTTCTACCAGGCCTCCTCCTCGGAACTCTACGGCAAGGTGGTCGAGACGCCGCAACGCGAGACGACCCCCTTCTACCCCCGCTCCCCGTATGCCTGCGCCAAGGCGTACGCCTTCTACATCACCATGAACTACCGCGAGAGCTACGGCATGTTCGCCTGCAACGGTATCCTCTTCAACCACGAGTCGCCGCGCCGCGGCGAGACCTTCGTCACGAGGAAGATCACCCGCGCCGCCGCGCGCATAAAACTCGGGCTGCAGGAGCGCCTCTATCTGGGGAACCTCGAGGCGAAGAGGGACTGGGGCTTTGCCGGTGATTACGTGGAGGCGATGTGGCGCATGCTGCAGGCTGATAAGCCCGCCGACTACGTGGTGGCGACCGGGGAGACCCACAGCGTGCGCGAGTTCGCCGAGATCGTCTTCGGCAGCCTCGACATGCCGCTTTCCTGGGAGGGAGAGGGGGGAAAGGAAGTCGGCATCAACCGGGCCACCGGCAAGGTGGTCATCGAGATCGACCCGCGCTACTTCCGCCCCGCGGAGGTGGATCTGCTCCTTGGTGACGCGGGCAAGGCAAAACGTGAGCTCGGGTGGGAGCCGAAGACCTCTTTCTCCGAGCTGGTGCGGATGATGACGCAGGCCGACCTGGCCTACGCCGAAAGGGAGCAACGGGCGGATGGAAAATAA
- the rpoN gene encoding RNA polymerase factor sigma-54, producing the protein MAIEMRQQMKMSQQLVMTPQLQQAIKLLQLSRLELQDVVRQELEENPILDEVIEQEEVREPEQLELREKESEPEAAASDFQEVRAGEETREADWDSYIDGYNYSSGEQYYDDEDRPSFENLLTKKSTLFDHLIWQLSLTRLTDREMAIGAEIIGNIDEDGYLRAGLDDVAQACVQATPFREEALEWGGVAGNAPDEQVNDALDGYAGSVLVPLVDAVLKRVQEFDPVGVGARDLRECLLLQVANLGMGGSLVEALLRDHLKDLESHKYKQAAKVLGVDVNDILAATRIIAELDPKPGRVFGSDDVQYISADIFVHKVGDEYVVMLNDEGMPNLRINPLYAPDAKASRPVDKVAEDYIGEKMRSAIWLIKSIQQRQRTIFKVAKSIVKFQRDFLDRGIEHLRPLVLRDIAEDIGMHESTISRVTTNKYMQTPQGLFELKYFFNSGISTGEGDFIASESVKSKIKDLVDNEDPKRPYSDQRLAELLSDHNIVIARRTVTKYREMLRIGSSSERKKHF; encoded by the coding sequence ATGGCAATTGAGATGCGCCAGCAGATGAAGATGAGTCAGCAACTGGTGATGACCCCCCAGTTGCAGCAGGCCATCAAGCTGCTCCAGCTCTCCCGGCTGGAACTCCAGGACGTGGTGCGGCAGGAGCTGGAAGAGAACCCGATCCTTGACGAGGTGATCGAACAGGAGGAGGTGCGCGAGCCCGAGCAGCTCGAACTGCGCGAGAAGGAGTCCGAACCGGAGGCTGCCGCAAGCGACTTCCAGGAGGTGCGCGCCGGCGAGGAAACCCGCGAGGCCGACTGGGACTCCTACATCGACGGCTACAACTACAGCTCCGGCGAGCAGTACTACGACGACGAGGACCGTCCCTCTTTCGAGAATCTCCTCACCAAAAAATCGACCCTTTTCGACCACCTTATCTGGCAGTTAAGCCTCACCCGCCTCACCGACCGTGAGATGGCGATAGGGGCCGAGATCATAGGGAACATCGACGAGGACGGCTACCTGCGCGCCGGGCTCGACGACGTGGCGCAGGCCTGCGTGCAGGCTACCCCCTTCCGCGAGGAGGCGCTCGAGTGGGGCGGTGTCGCCGGCAACGCACCGGATGAGCAGGTGAACGACGCGCTGGACGGCTACGCCGGGAGCGTCCTCGTGCCGCTCGTCGATGCCGTGCTCAAAAGGGTTCAGGAGTTCGACCCGGTCGGCGTCGGTGCCCGCGACCTGCGCGAGTGCCTGCTTTTGCAGGTGGCGAACCTCGGTATGGGGGGAAGCCTCGTCGAGGCGCTTCTGCGCGACCACCTGAAGGACCTGGAAAGCCACAAGTACAAGCAGGCCGCCAAGGTGCTCGGGGTGGATGTGAACGACATCCTCGCCGCCACGCGCATCATCGCCGAGCTCGACCCGAAGCCGGGGCGCGTCTTCGGCAGCGACGACGTACAGTACATCTCGGCCGACATCTTCGTGCACAAGGTCGGCGACGAGTACGTGGTGATGCTTAACGACGAGGGGATGCCGAACCTGAGGATCAACCCGCTCTACGCCCCGGACGCCAAGGCGAGCCGACCGGTGGACAAGGTGGCCGAGGACTACATCGGCGAGAAGATGCGCTCCGCCATCTGGCTCATCAAGAGCATCCAGCAGCGCCAGCGCACCATCTTCAAGGTGGCCAAAAGCATCGTGAAGTTCCAGCGCGACTTCCTGGACCGCGGCATCGAGCACCTGCGCCCGCTGGTTTTGCGCGACATCGCCGAGGACATCGGCATGCACGAGTCCACCATCAGCCGCGTCACCACCAACAAGTACATGCAGACCCCCCAGGGGCTCTTCGAACTTAAGTACTTCTTCAACTCGGGGATCTCCACCGGCGAGGGGGATTTCATCGCCTCGGAGAGCGTGAAGAGCAAGATCAAGGATCTCGTCGACAACGAGGACCCCAAGCGCCCCTATTCGGACCAGCGCCTGGCCGAGCTCCTCTCCGACCACAACATCGTCATCGCGCGGCGCACCGTCACCAAGTACCGCGAGATGCTCCGTATCGGCTCCTCCTCGGAGCGCAAGAAGCATTTCTAA
- the rapZ gene encoding RNase adapter RapZ: MRIVIITGLSGSGKSTAVKALEDEGFFCLDNLPVSLVATFIELVEHSREDIKDVALVMDIRSRDFIKGYDQVFQAIATAGHSVKILYFDATDQVLIRRFSETRRRHPALEGASVPEGIRFERDQLAGLRRIATAIIDTSEMNVHRLREVVIGLVKGSEGALEMQVNLQSFGFRYGLPLESDLVMDVRFLPNPYFVAALRPYSGLEPAVRDYVLGQKETEVFLERFRDMLEFLLPGYRREGKSYLSVSIGCTGGRHRSVAIAEELYHYFRQRNVNIKVSHRDIEKGQG; the protein is encoded by the coding sequence ATGCGCATCGTCATCATAACCGGCCTCTCCGGGTCGGGAAAATCGACGGCAGTGAAGGCGCTCGAGGACGAAGGGTTCTTCTGTCTGGACAACCTCCCGGTTTCGCTCGTTGCCACCTTCATAGAGCTCGTCGAGCATTCCCGTGAGGACATCAAGGACGTCGCCCTGGTGATGGACATCAGGAGCCGCGACTTCATAAAGGGGTACGACCAGGTCTTCCAGGCCATCGCCACGGCGGGGCACAGCGTCAAGATCCTCTACTTCGATGCCACCGACCAGGTGCTCATCCGCCGCTTCTCCGAGACCCGGCGCCGCCACCCGGCGCTGGAGGGGGCGAGCGTTCCCGAGGGGATACGCTTCGAGCGCGACCAGCTCGCGGGGCTTAGGCGCATCGCCACGGCCATCATCGACACCTCGGAGATGAACGTGCACCGCCTGCGCGAGGTGGTGATCGGCCTCGTGAAGGGGAGCGAGGGGGCGCTCGAGATGCAGGTCAACCTGCAGTCTTTCGGCTTTCGCTACGGGCTGCCGCTGGAGAGCGACCTGGTCATGGACGTCCGTTTCCTCCCGAACCCCTATTTCGTGGCGGCGCTGCGCCCCTACTCGGGTCTCGAGCCTGCGGTGCGCGACTACGTCCTGGGGCAGAAAGAGACCGAGGTTTTCCTGGAGCGCTTCCGGGACATGCTTGAGTTTCTGCTGCCGGGGTACCGGCGCGAGGGAAAATCGTACCTTTCAGTCTCCATAGGCTGCACCGGCGGCAGGCACCGTTCGGTGGCCATAGCAGAAGAGTTGTACCACTACTTCCGGCAACGGAACGTGAACATCAAGGTATCCCACCGGGATATAGAGAAGGGACAGGGATGA